A part of Crassostrea angulata isolate pt1a10 chromosome 5, ASM2561291v2, whole genome shotgun sequence genomic DNA contains:
- the LOC128185024 gene encoding uncharacterized protein LOC128185024, whose translation MLNTTDAKLLKSLILLCIILNGLVMVSSGNALNNLGSFLSSAESLVNAIGGTSGSGQFDRGDGKTVSWSFTGKLMGIKWKYIGICVDQATGTTTTSVRNSRDGSVEHCLRDLFQKLGARQEL comes from the exons ATGTTGAACACTACAGATGCAAAATTGCTTAAATCCCTTATTCTGCTGTGCATTATCCTAAACGGATTGGTTATG GTGTCATCAGGAAATGCTCTTAACAACTTAGGGTCGTTCCTTTCCTCTGCGGAGTCCCTCGTAAATGCCATTGGAGGAACATCTGGTTCAGGACAg ttTGACCGCGGCGATGGAAAAACAGTGAGTTGGTCGTTTACAGGAAAACTCATGGGAATTAAATGGAAATACATCGGAATATGCGTGGATCAAGCCACAGGAACGACAACCACATCCGTGAGGAATAGTAGAGATGGTTCTGTAGAGCACTGTCTGCGAGACCTGTTTCAGAAGTTAGGTGCCAGACAAGAGTTGTGA
- the LOC128185029 gene encoding calsequestrin-1-like: protein MKVQESPGGKYFKCLECDIVLCKVCYEQEVQLEEHSLAHDMRKMHISSEGTTTKQDDEDDDEVVDDDDDDDDDDDDDDDDDDDGDEDSDD, encoded by the exons ATGAAGGTGCAAGAATCTCCAGGtgggaaatatttcaaatgccTTGAATGCGACATTGTCCTCTGTAAGGTGTGTTACGAGCAGGAGGTTCAGCTTGAGGAACACAGCCTAGCTCATGATATGAGAAAAATGC ATATATCCAGCGAAggaacaacaacaaaacaagaTGATGAAGACGACGACGAAGTggttgatgatgatgatgatgatgatgatgatgatgacgacgacgacgacgacgacgatgATGGGGATGAGGATTCAGATGACTGA